One Candidatus Edwardsbacteria bacterium genomic window carries:
- the xseA gene encoding exodeoxyribonuclease VII large subunit has product MSEDKRTILSVSQLTGEIKRVLENSFPRLWVQGEISNLTVHSSGHLYFSLKDAGSQVRCVMFRSYAKDLMLMPQDGMQVVVQGDVTVFDRAGQYQLSVQQLQVAGSGELAQAFERLKKKLADEGLFDAEFKQELPAYPKSIGIVTSPTGAAIRDIVKVARRRWPGIELILCPVPVQGVGAAEKIARAVDDLNQYGKVDLLIVGRGGGSAEDLWAFNEEILARAIFNSKIPVISAVGHEVDFTISDLVADLRAPTPSAAAELAVPDVREIRSNLSDLAQRIISSINDMLDSAEVRLSSLQRSYGLNRLQDMLSQKSQQLDWAGTSLNNKINDRVGSYNNRLQGQAIALKALDPKNTLKRGYSICRDQNGRVVVSSKALDKGKLITAEFHAGKAQMTVEETMP; this is encoded by the coding sequence ATGTCCGAAGATAAAAGAACGATCCTGTCTGTCAGCCAGCTGACCGGCGAGATCAAGCGGGTGCTGGAGAACAGCTTCCCCCGTCTGTGGGTGCAGGGCGAGATATCCAACCTGACGGTCCACAGTTCCGGGCACCTGTACTTCTCCCTGAAGGACGCTGGCAGCCAGGTGCGCTGCGTGATGTTCCGCAGCTACGCCAAAGACCTGATGCTGATGCCCCAGGACGGCATGCAGGTGGTGGTCCAGGGGGACGTCACGGTCTTCGACCGGGCCGGGCAGTATCAGCTCAGTGTCCAGCAGCTGCAGGTGGCGGGATCCGGCGAGCTGGCCCAGGCCTTCGAGCGTCTGAAAAAAAAGTTGGCCGACGAGGGGCTGTTCGATGCGGAATTCAAGCAGGAGCTTCCGGCCTATCCCAAAAGCATCGGGATAGTCACCTCGCCTACCGGGGCTGCCATCCGGGATATCGTCAAAGTGGCCCGCCGCCGCTGGCCGGGAATAGAGCTGATCCTCTGCCCGGTGCCGGTGCAGGGAGTAGGGGCGGCCGAAAAGATCGCCCGGGCGGTGGATGATCTCAACCAGTACGGTAAGGTCGATCTTTTGATCGTGGGCCGGGGCGGAGGCTCGGCCGAAGACCTGTGGGCCTTCAATGAGGAAATTCTGGCCCGGGCCATCTTCAACTCAAAGATACCGGTCATCTCGGCGGTGGGTCACGAAGTGGATTTCACCATCTCCGACCTGGTGGCCGACCTTAGGGCGCCCACCCCGTCGGCGGCGGCCGAACTGGCGGTACCCGATGTCAGGGAAATAAGATCGAACCTGTCCGACCTGGCCCAGAGAATAATTTCTTCAATAAATGATATGCTGGATAGCGCCGAGGTCAGGTTGTCTTCGCTGCAGCGCAGCTACGGCCTGAACCGCCTGCAGGATATGTTATCCCAGAAATCGCAGCAGTTGGACTGGGCGGGAACATCTTTGAATAATAAGATCAACGACCGGGTCGGATCGTATAACAATAGGCTTCAGGGACAGGCGATAGCTTTAAAAGCGCTGGACCCCAAAAATACCCTCAAGCGGGGATACAGCATCTGTCGCGATCAGAACGGGCGGGTGGTGGTGTCTTCAAAAGCCCTGGATAAGGGCAAATTGATAACTGCCGAGTTCCATGCCGGCAAAGCTCAAATGACAGTCGAGGAAACCATGCCATGA
- the xseB gene encoding exodeoxyribonuclease VII small subunit has translation MKKAKTDADFKFEKALARIEQIVDQMESGEIELDKALNLYQEGMELMAGCQATLEETQNKIKKITRDIQGRLKVEEHHMEEN, from the coding sequence ATGAAAAAAGCAAAAACAGATGCCGATTTCAAATTCGAAAAAGCCCTGGCCCGTATCGAGCAGATAGTGGACCAGATGGAGTCCGGCGAGATCGAATTGGACAAAGCCCTCAACCTCTATCAGGAGGGCATGGAGCTGATGGCCGGATGCCAGGCCACTTTGGAAGAAACCCAAAATAAAATAAAAAAAATAACCAGGGACATCCAGGGCAGGCTGAAGGTTGAAGAGCACCATATGGAGGAGAATTAA
- a CDS encoding polyprenyl synthetase family protein, with protein MAQKKTVKKTAATKKKPVKKITAARKKSVKKTPAVRKQAPAVRPAPAKNEMPAKVKPLSGLARLMEEVKCRKEKVYQYLQLKDRPEKFQPEDIYCGVHKYLKAGGKSLRPAVLLLACGAVGGDEDKAIPAAAAVEVYHTWTLVHDDIIDRDGTRRGVATVHEELKNRAIKKLGLKGEEAAHYGQAMAILAGDLQQGWTISLLTELAREKGISPILVLQLILDLEVDVQCNLIEGEALDLQYSKVPIEALSEEKILAMLWKKTGALYQFAGRAGAMIGIDQPNSRHPYVEALSLFTSNCGIAFQLQDDILGILADEKKLGKPVGSDIREGKRTVIVYHALGEANRKEKSLILKTLNNSKAAPNQVKQVTKLFQELGSIAYTAEMAQKYVRKAVAALETLPDSEYKKLLMLWADYMINREF; from the coding sequence ATGGCCCAGAAGAAGACCGTCAAGAAGACAGCTGCAACCAAAAAAAAGCCCGTTAAGAAGATAACGGCGGCCAGGAAAAAATCCGTCAAGAAAACCCCTGCGGTCAGGAAACAGGCCCCGGCCGTGAGGCCGGCTCCGGCCAAAAATGAAATGCCGGCCAAGGTCAAACCCTTAAGCGGCCTGGCCAGGCTGATGGAGGAGGTCAAGTGCCGCAAGGAGAAGGTCTACCAATACCTCCAGTTGAAGGACCGGCCGGAAAAATTCCAGCCCGAAGACATCTACTGCGGGGTGCATAAATACCTCAAGGCCGGCGGCAAGTCGCTCCGGCCGGCGGTGCTGTTGCTGGCCTGCGGGGCGGTGGGCGGGGACGAGGACAAGGCCATCCCGGCGGCGGCGGCGGTGGAGGTCTACCATACCTGGACCCTGGTGCATGACGACATCATCGACCGCGACGGCACCCGGCGCGGGGTGGCCACCGTCCACGAGGAGCTGAAGAACCGGGCCATCAAGAAGCTGGGCCTGAAGGGCGAGGAGGCGGCGCACTACGGCCAGGCCATGGCCATCCTGGCCGGGGACCTGCAGCAGGGCTGGACCATCTCACTGCTGACCGAGCTGGCCAGGGAAAAGGGCATCAGTCCCATCCTGGTGCTGCAGCTGATCCTGGACCTGGAGGTGGACGTCCAGTGCAACCTGATCGAGGGCGAGGCCCTGGACCTGCAGTATTCCAAGGTGCCGATCGAGGCCTTGAGCGAGGAAAAGATCCTGGCCATGCTGTGGAAGAAGACCGGGGCCCTGTACCAGTTCGCCGGCAGGGCCGGGGCCATGATCGGGATAGACCAGCCCAACAGCCGCCATCCCTATGTGGAGGCCCTGTCGCTGTTCACCTCCAACTGCGGGATCGCCTTCCAGCTGCAGGATGACATTCTGGGCATCCTGGCCGACGAGAAAAAACTGGGCAAGCCGGTGGGCTCGGACATCAGGGAAGGCAAGCGGACGGTGATCGTCTATCACGCTCTGGGCGAGGCCAATCGCAAGGAGAAAAGCCTGATCCTGAAGACTTTAAACAATTCCAAGGCCGCTCCCAATCAGGTCAAACAGGTGACCAAGCTGTTCCAGGAGCTGGGCAGCATCGCCTACACCGCAGAGATGGCCCAGAAATACGTCCGCAAGGCGGTGGCCGCCCTGGAGACGCTGCCCGACAGCGAATACAAAAAGCTGCTGATGCTGTGGGCGGATTATATGATCAACCGGGAATTTTAA
- a CDS encoding divergent PAP2 family protein, translating into MLFWDVLKNRILWAVVASGISTQVLKAFASVIWEGHINWRRTLEPGGMPSSHAASSVTLATMIGLAAGFDSLLFALTAYISFVVMYDAAGVRRAVGKQAILLNRLLESRTLKKRAGGEKLRELLGHTPVEVIAGGFLGLIWGLLFHYVF; encoded by the coding sequence ATGCTGTTTTGGGACGTTTTAAAGAACAGGATCCTGTGGGCGGTGGTGGCCAGCGGGATCTCCACCCAGGTGCTAAAAGCCTTCGCCTCCGTCATCTGGGAGGGGCACATCAACTGGCGGCGCACCCTGGAGCCCGGGGGCATGCCCAGTTCCCATGCCGCCTCCTCGGTAACCCTGGCCACCATGATCGGCCTGGCCGCCGGGTTCGACAGCCTGCTGTTCGCCCTGACCGCTTATATCAGCTTCGTGGTGATGTACGATGCCGCCGGGGTCCGCCGGGCGGTGGGGAAGCAGGCCATACTGCTTAACCGCCTGCTGGAGAGCCGGACGCTTAAGAAGAGGGCCGGGGGCGAGAAGCTTCGGGAGCTGCTGGGACATACTCCGGTGGAGGTCATCGCCGGAGGCTTTTTGGGCCTCATCTGGGGCCTGCTGTTTCATTATGTATTTTAA
- the dxs gene encoding 1-deoxy-D-xylulose-5-phosphate synthase, translated as MYLEKINSPADLKELRLDQLDILAREVRERIITVVSRNGGHLAPSLGTVELTIALHYVLDTPQDKLVWDVGHQAYAHKILTGRREQFDTVRTYKGLSGFPKRAESPYDNFDTGHASTSISAALGMACARDLNGENFRTVAVIGDGSLTGGLAFEGLNHAGQLKKNMLVILNDNRMAISKRVGALGQYLTKITTTPAYTNFEKNLWDFLGRLPANIGGPSRVAFRRLRQGFKNLIVPGLTFEELGYHYEGPIDGHDIAALVDVLRRIKDQPGPTFLHVLTVKGKGYEPAEENAEKFHGVGAFDPETGDPLSCKNICSYTEVFGKSLVELAKTDPRIVGITAAMPEGTGLDYFRRVFPDRFFDVGIAEQHALTFAAGLASQGFKPVVAIYSTFLQRGYDQIIHDIALQKLPVIMAIDRAGLVGEDGPTHHGPFDLSFLRCIPNLTVMAPQDEWELASMLRTALQIRGPAAIRYPRGPGFGVSLKNPGLLASGKAEITRPGKDGALLGIGIMSTVARQAADELAKEGLELEVVNARFVKPLDQETITGLLKRHKRIITLEENVRDGGFGSAVMELAEAGGLSCQIKILSLPDEFIEAGPRNKLLEIHRLDRDGVIQAAREFFVR; from the coding sequence ATGTACTTAGAGAAAATAAATTCACCGGCCGATCTCAAGGAGCTGAGACTGGACCAGCTGGACATCCTGGCCCGGGAGGTGAGGGAGAGGATCATCACGGTGGTATCCCGCAACGGGGGACATCTGGCCCCCAGCCTGGGCACTGTGGAATTGACCATCGCTTTGCATTACGTGCTGGATACCCCCCAGGATAAATTGGTGTGGGACGTGGGCCACCAGGCTTACGCTCACAAGATACTGACCGGGCGCCGGGAACAATTCGACACCGTTCGGACCTATAAGGGTTTGAGCGGTTTCCCCAAAAGGGCCGAGAGCCCCTACGATAATTTCGACACCGGCCATGCCTCGACCTCAATCTCCGCGGCACTGGGGATGGCCTGTGCCCGGGACCTGAACGGTGAAAATTTTCGGACGGTGGCCGTCATCGGGGACGGTTCTCTGACCGGAGGCTTGGCCTTCGAGGGGCTGAACCATGCCGGGCAGCTCAAGAAGAACATGCTGGTCATTCTCAACGACAACCGGATGGCCATCTCCAAGCGGGTGGGGGCCCTGGGGCAGTATCTGACCAAGATCACCACCACTCCGGCCTATACCAATTTTGAAAAGAACCTGTGGGATTTTTTGGGGCGGCTGCCGGCCAACATCGGGGGCCCGTCGAGGGTGGCCTTCCGGCGTCTGCGCCAGGGCTTCAAGAACCTGATCGTGCCGGGGCTGACCTTCGAAGAACTGGGATACCATTACGAGGGCCCGATAGACGGGCACGATATCGCGGCTTTGGTGGATGTTCTGCGGAGGATCAAGGACCAGCCGGGCCCGACCTTTCTGCATGTGCTGACGGTCAAGGGCAAGGGTTACGAGCCGGCCGAGGAGAATGCCGAAAAATTTCACGGGGTGGGCGCCTTCGATCCGGAGACCGGCGACCCGCTGTCCTGCAAGAACATCTGCTCCTATACCGAGGTATTCGGCAAATCACTGGTGGAGCTGGCCAAGACCGACCCCCGGATAGTGGGTATCACCGCGGCCATGCCGGAGGGGACCGGGCTGGACTATTTCCGGAGGGTTTTCCCCGACCGCTTCTTTGATGTCGGCATCGCCGAACAGCACGCCCTGACCTTTGCCGCCGGGCTGGCGTCCCAGGGATTCAAACCGGTGGTGGCCATCTATTCCACTTTCCTGCAGAGGGGCTACGACCAGATCATCCACGACATAGCCCTGCAGAAGCTTCCGGTGATCATGGCCATAGACCGGGCCGGCCTGGTGGGCGAGGACGGGCCGACCCATCACGGGCCGTTCGATCTGTCGTTCCTGCGCTGCATTCCCAACCTGACGGTGATGGCCCCCCAGGACGAATGGGAGCTGGCCTCCATGCTGAGAACCGCCCTGCAGATCAGAGGGCCGGCGGCCATACGTTACCCCAGAGGTCCTGGTTTCGGGGTAAGCCTGAAAAATCCAGGTTTGCTCGCTTCGGGCAAAGCCGAGATCACCCGGCCGGGCAAGGACGGGGCCCTGCTGGGGATCGGCATCATGTCCACTGTCGCCCGGCAGGCGGCCGATGAGCTGGCCAAGGAGGGACTGGAACTGGAGGTGGTCAACGCCAGGTTCGTCAAACCGCTGGATCAGGAAACTATAACCGGGCTCCTGAAACGCCATAAAAGGATCATCACCCTGGAGGAGAACGTGCGGGACGGCGGTTTCGGTTCGGCCGTTATGGAATTGGCCGAGGCCGGGGGCCTGTCCTGCCAGATAAAAATCCTGAGCCTGCCGGATGAGTTCATCGAGGCCGGCCCCAGAAACAAGCTTCTGGAGATCCATCGGCTGGACCGGGACGGAGTGATCCAGGCCGCCCGTGAATTCTTTGTCCGCTGA